One stretch of Flavobacterium sp. 9 DNA includes these proteins:
- a CDS encoding LysM peptidoglycan-binding domain-containing protein: MIVKKISIVVSAFFSMSMFAQVVPTTSTVEIKPEVKLSYLDSVKSTFKKDDVATRVDSLWMKELTSLDIYDDLTKDIQTINTDVTVDEELPTELLKQRLTAMNEKSPFEIEYNQGLENIIKSFLKNRKKSFSRLMALSEYYFPIFEDAFAKQNVPLEIKYLAVVESALNPKAVSKMGATGLWQFMYGTGKQYALKIDSYIDERSDPLKATAAASEYMTKMYNIFGDWELVLASYNSGPGNVTKAIRRSGGKTSYWDIRNYLPKETQGYVPAFLATMYLFEYHKEHGINPERAVVKNFETDTINIKREMTFKQIADLLDMPQAQIQLLNPSYKLNVVPYYQGEPHFLRLPKDKIATFASNEDKIYNYVAYQSQRRTLPAQLALKVAPKGKPFAKEKPELAKDIQLYKIRKGDNLSTIAEKYNVNVADLKKWNNLKSNAVALGRTLKIKSDVDPIAKNTEDIKSNPVVDKNTETAIASSDENEKSNTVNQEYVVVAGDNLGSIAKKFGTTVADLKDLNNLTSNNVGLGKTLVISKIVTVVEGNNVSTAVVVNNIDPFKKKAASAKSLGEDYYVKKGDSLYSISKKYPGITISDIKKWNNIKDGDIKPGMKLKING, translated from the coding sequence ATGATTGTAAAAAAAATATCAATAGTGGTTTCCGCTTTTTTTTCGATGTCGATGTTTGCACAGGTAGTTCCAACAACATCAACAGTAGAAATTAAACCAGAAGTAAAGTTATCTTATCTGGATTCAGTTAAAAGTACTTTCAAAAAAGATGATGTTGCTACTCGAGTAGACAGTCTTTGGATGAAAGAATTAACAAGTTTAGATATCTATGACGATCTGACAAAAGACATTCAAACCATCAACACAGACGTTACCGTTGATGAAGAATTGCCAACAGAGTTGCTCAAACAACGACTTACGGCGATGAATGAGAAATCACCCTTTGAGATTGAATACAATCAAGGATTAGAAAATATAATAAAGTCATTTCTTAAGAATCGTAAAAAATCGTTTTCTCGATTAATGGCTTTATCAGAATATTATTTCCCAATTTTTGAGGACGCTTTTGCCAAACAAAATGTTCCCTTAGAAATTAAATATTTAGCCGTTGTAGAATCTGCTTTAAACCCTAAAGCAGTTTCTAAAATGGGCGCCACCGGACTTTGGCAATTCATGTACGGAACCGGAAAACAATACGCACTTAAAATTGATTCTTATATAGACGAACGTAGCGATCCACTTAAAGCTACAGCCGCAGCATCAGAATATATGACCAAGATGTATAACATCTTTGGCGATTGGGAACTGGTTTTAGCATCTTATAATTCAGGACCAGGAAATGTTACAAAAGCAATTCGTCGCTCTGGCGGAAAAACAAGCTACTGGGACATCCGCAATTATCTTCCAAAAGAAACACAAGGTTATGTTCCAGCTTTCTTAGCAACAATGTATCTTTTTGAATATCATAAAGAACACGGAATTAACCCGGAAAGAGCAGTCGTTAAAAATTTTGAAACTGACACAATCAATATTAAAAGAGAAATGACATTCAAACAAATCGCAGATTTGTTAGACATGCCACAAGCTCAGATACAACTTTTAAATCCATCTTATAAATTAAATGTTGTGCCTTATTATCAGGGAGAACCGCATTTCTTGCGTTTACCGAAAGATAAAATTGCCACATTTGCTTCAAACGAAGATAAGATCTATAATTACGTTGCTTATCAATCACAAAGAAGAACTCTTCCTGCACAATTAGCATTAAAAGTAGCTCCAAAAGGAAAACCTTTTGCAAAAGAGAAACCAGAACTGGCTAAAGATATTCAGTTATACAAAATTAGAAAAGGTGATAATTTAAGTACCATTGCTGAAAAGTATAATGTAAATGTTGCAGACTTAAAAAAGTGGAACAATCTTAAATCAAATGCAGTTGCATTAGGAAGAACATTAAAGATTAAATCAGATGTTGATCCAATTGCTAAAAATACTGAAGACATAAAATCTAATCCTGTAGTTGATAAAAATACAGAAACAGCAATTGCATCTTCTGATGAGAATGAAAAATCAAACACAGTAAATCAGGAATATGTTGTAGTTGCCGGAGATAATTTAGGCAGCATTGCCAAAAAATTTGGTACGACTGTTGCGGACCTAAAAGATCTTAACAATCTAACATCAAACAATGTTGGATTAGGAAAAACATTAGTTATCTCTAAAATTGTTACTGTTGTTGAAGGAAACAATGTTTCAACGGCTGTAGTAGTAAATAATATCGATCCGTTTAAGAAAAAAGCAGCTTCTGCAAAAAGCTTAGGAGAAGATTATTACGTTAAAAAAGGAGATTCATTATATAGTATTTCAAAAAAATATCCTGGAATAACCATTTCAGATATTAAAAAATGGAATAATATTAAAGATGGAGATATTAAACCCGGAATGAAGCTTAAAATAAACGGATAA
- the pgk gene encoding phosphoglycerate kinase, translating into MKTLNDFDFKNKKAIIRVDFNVPLDENFNVTDATRIEAAKPTIDAILAQGGSVILMSHLGRPKGAEEKYSLKHILKTASEILGVQVKFAENCVGEVAQTAAKNLQPGEVLLLENLRFHAEEEAGDVAFAKELASLGDIYVNDAFGTAHRAHASTTIIAQFFPTEKCFGTLLAKEIESLNKVLKNSEKPVTAVLGGSKVSSKITVIENILDKVDHMIIGGGMTFTFVKALGGKIGDSICEDDKQELALEILRLAKEKGVQIHIPVDVIAADDFSNTANTQVVDVREIPDGWQGLDAGPKSLENFKKVILESKTILWNGPLGVFEMETFSKGTIALGDYIAEATQNGAFSLVGGGDSVAAVKQFGFEDKMSYVSTGGGAMLEMLEGRVLPGIAAILD; encoded by the coding sequence ATGAAAACTTTAAACGATTTCGATTTTAAAAATAAAAAAGCAATTATCCGTGTTGATTTTAATGTGCCACTGGATGAGAATTTTAATGTAACAGATGCAACACGTATCGAAGCTGCAAAGCCTACAATTGATGCAATTTTAGCTCAAGGCGGAAGTGTAATTTTGATGTCGCATTTAGGAAGACCAAAAGGTGCTGAAGAAAAATATTCATTAAAACACATTTTAAAAACAGCTTCTGAAATTTTAGGAGTTCAGGTTAAGTTTGCTGAAAACTGTGTTGGAGAAGTAGCTCAAACCGCTGCTAAAAATTTACAACCAGGAGAAGTTTTATTATTAGAAAATTTACGTTTTCATGCAGAAGAAGAAGCTGGAGATGTTGCTTTTGCAAAAGAATTAGCGTCACTTGGAGATATCTATGTGAACGATGCATTTGGAACAGCACACAGAGCACACGCTTCGACTACAATTATTGCACAATTTTTTCCAACAGAAAAATGTTTCGGAACATTATTGGCTAAAGAAATTGAAAGTTTAAATAAAGTTCTTAAAAACAGTGAAAAACCAGTAACAGCAGTTTTAGGAGGATCAAAAGTTTCTTCGAAAATTACAGTTATCGAAAACATACTTGACAAAGTAGATCATATGATCATTGGTGGTGGTATGACATTTACATTTGTTAAAGCATTGGGTGGTAAAATTGGAGATTCTATCTGTGAAGATGATAAACAAGAATTAGCACTTGAAATTTTAAGATTAGCTAAAGAAAAAGGAGTACAAATTCACATTCCGGTTGACGTAATTGCAGCAGATGATTTCTCAAATACAGCAAATACACAAGTGGTTGACGTAAGAGAAATTCCTGACGGATGGCAAGGTCTTGACGCAGGTCCTAAATCTTTAGAGAACTTCAAGAAAGTAATTTTAGAATCAAAAACTATCTTATGGAATGGTCCATTAGGAGTTTTTGAAATGGAAACTTTCTCTAAAGGAACAATTGCATTAGGTGATTATATCGCAGAAGCTACTCAAAACGGAGCTTTTTCACTAGTTGGTGGAGGAGATTCAGTTGCAGCAGTAAAACAGTTTGGTTTTGAAGACAAAATGAGCTACGTTTCCACTGGTGGCGGGGCAATGCTAGAAATGTTAGAAGGAAGAGTTTTACCTGGAATCGCCGCGATTTTAGACTAA
- a CDS encoding type IX secretion system membrane protein PorP/SprF, with protein MKKLILSLVLMAVTTSYSQELNLPVFTQYLADNPFVLSPAYAGIGDNLRIRANGLTQWVGIKDAPENQSLYVDFRVLDRSGVGISLYNDKNGYTRQTGAKVSFAHHIILDYYSKQYLSFGISYNFNTFKIDTDEFNTDPYEHPVIDPSVTDNRYNANNNFDISALYRNKDFFVSFNANNVLKKNTTKYRGVEPNLLSNYQVYSGFTFRDKENSRIEYEPSVYFQYFASDKRSSTDLNFKYRRYNRYEDYYWIGVSYRFLNDQFPKPLSVGPMAGFMKSKFYFGYSYQVMFNDLGAYNTGTHVITIGFDFLQSISNCPCTQGPVHD; from the coding sequence ATGAAAAAATTAATTTTATCCTTAGTACTCATGGCTGTAACAACAAGTTACAGCCAAGAGTTAAACCTACCAGTGTTTACCCAGTATTTGGCTGATAACCCTTTTGTGCTTTCTCCTGCATATGCAGGTATTGGTGATAATCTTAGGATTAGAGCTAATGGATTAACCCAATGGGTTGGAATAAAAGATGCACCAGAGAATCAATCGCTATATGTCGATTTTAGAGTTTTGGACCGTTCTGGTGTTGGTATCTCGCTTTACAATGATAAAAACGGATATACAAGACAAACCGGTGCTAAAGTTTCTTTTGCACATCATATTATTCTGGATTACTATTCAAAACAGTATTTGTCATTTGGAATTTCGTACAACTTTAATACGTTCAAAATCGATACAGATGAGTTTAACACAGATCCATACGAACATCCTGTAATTGATCCAAGTGTTACAGATAATCGTTATAATGCAAATAATAACTTTGATATTAGTGCTTTGTACCGTAATAAAGACTTTTTTGTAAGTTTTAATGCGAATAACGTCTTAAAGAAAAATACAACTAAGTACAGAGGAGTAGAGCCTAATCTGCTTTCTAATTATCAGGTTTATTCAGGTTTTACTTTTAGAGATAAAGAGAACAGTCGTATTGAATATGAACCATCAGTGTATTTTCAATACTTTGCCAGTGATAAACGATCTTCAACCGATTTAAACTTTAAGTACAGACGTTACAATCGTTACGAAGATTATTATTGGATAGGAGTTTCATATCGTTTCCTAAACGACCAGTTTCCAAAACCATTATCAGTTGGACCAATGGCCGGATTCATGAAATCTAAATTTTATTTTGGATATTCATATCAGGTAATGTTCAATGATCTTGGAGCTTACAATACCGGTACACACGTAATAACTATCGGATTCGATTTCTTACAATCTATTAGTAACTGTCCTTGTACGCAAGGTCCGGTTCACGATTAA